One Hordeum vulgare subsp. vulgare chromosome 4H, MorexV3_pseudomolecules_assembly, whole genome shotgun sequence DNA window includes the following coding sequences:
- the LOC123450334 gene encoding E3 ubiquitin-protein ligase ATL6-like, producing MHHDGIQLLHLPAKKTVLHLLLRLLPHCSHAFHPECIDPWLEARIKCPLCRANLEKPPPPPPPAVVPPSPEQVARRQPSPSSPPHAMAIPVREEEESDEDDRKEEAMELEMLRSERRAARLPRSHSMGHSLFAASAAPAERSDHERFTLRLPHHVREQVLRSRRLRHATSLIDLAGASPEGSVRGGRPVGGGGSFGNACGGRRWQTFLASTMSWARGGANGSVRKRGDGSTRRGRDDPESSKKGATSPAVARP from the coding sequence ATCCAACTGTTGCACCTCCCCGCAAAAAAAaccgtgctccacctcctcctccgtctgCTGCCGCACTGCTCGCACGCCTTCCACCCGGAGTGCATCGACCCCTGGCTGGAGGCGCGGATCAAGTGCCCGCTCTGTCGGGCCAACCTCGAGAAgccaccgcctccgccgccgcccgccgtggTGCCCCCATCGCCGGAGCAGGTGGCGCGGCGTCAGCCCTCGCCTTCGTCGCCGCCGCACGCCATGGCGATACCGGTGCGGGAAGAGGAGGAGAGCGACGAGGACGACAGGAAGGAGGAGGCGATGGAGCTGGAGATGTTGCGCAGCGAGCGGCGGGCGGCGAGGCTGCCGAGGTCACACTCGATGGGGCACTCACTCTTCGCGGCGTCGGCGGCGCCCGCCGAGCGGAGCGACCACGAGAGGTTCACGTTGCGGCTGCCGCACCACGTGAGGGAGCAGGTGCTCAGGTCGCGCCGCCTGCGCCACGCCACCAGCCTGATCGACCTCGCCGGAGCGAGCCCCGAGGGGAGCGTGCGCGGAGGCCGACCCGTGGGCGGGGGAGGCAGCTTCGGCAATGCCTGCGGCGGGCGGCGGTGGCAGACGTTCCTCGCGAGCACGATGTCGTGGGCTCGAGGGGGAGCCAACGGGTCGGTGCGGAAGAGGGGGGACGGGTCCACGCGGAGGGGAAGGGACGATCCCGAGTCGAGCAAAAAGGGGGCCACTTCGCCGGCGGTGGCGCGGCCATGA